TGGCTAAAATTGTGTAATGAAGCGTATCCAACCGGTGTTGTCTGTTGCGACAACAGCGACTGATGCAAACAAGCACTACCCGGCTCACCGTCAATGCGTTGACCAACAGTACCAGTAAAACAGATTTTGGAGACGGTGCAGTCTATCACGACACCTTCGTGGATATTCGTAAAGCATGAGAATTAAGCACCCCCCTTTTTATTCATTAAATAAAGGGAGCTGCTTTCAACCCAAATCGAACTAACAGATACTTTTTCTAAAGCTCAGTAATGCAGCCATTCTGATCGAAGAAGTAAATGTTTTCATGCTTGAATCCCCACTTACCATTAACTTTTCTGATATGAGGTTCAAAAGTAAAAAGATTCACAGCACCAAGCTGATCATGGCATGCAGAGTCGATAAATTTTCTATGATCAGGGTCTGTTTCTATGCTATGCCCAAGATTGCCAAGAAAATCGAGGTTTTCATATCCCAGCTCTCTGATTTTCTGATTACCAAACTCGAACAATTCAGAGAATGTTACTGTTGGAGTAACAAATTCAGACATTATCTGATGAAGCTCTTTTTCAACAGCCTTCCCTTCAGAAAATTCAGCTTTCTTTGGCTGCTCACTGCATATTCCTTCTTCAATATAATAGGACCGGGCACAATCGCCCCACACATCACCTAACATAGGGCTCAGATCAACAGTGACCATATTTGTCATGCCAACCAGCTCATTAGAAGGAGTGTAATCTCTGCCAGAGACTGATAAGCAACTTCTGCTACCAAGTAAAACAAATGCAGGTATACCGTGATACCAGGTATCGGTTATCCCCATGCTAGCCATTAACTCAATAGCTTTATTTGATATTAACTGCTCACTGGATTCCGATGAGATAAATCTACCTAACTGCGCGTGTACTTCCTTAGCTGCGCTCTGAACCTTTTTATATTCATCCAGATTCATATAAATCCCTTTCCCATTGTATATATGTGCGATCGCTTTACTGAGGCGTTATTACAAACGATGCCCGCTTATGGCACTTAGCACTGATAAGCTTAACCAGCAGTCAGCGATCACTACAAGTCCAGAAATGCATCTTTCATTGCGTGAAATTCTAGCAATACCTGATGTGCTAGCTGTCCGTTTGGTCTACCGATGCTAAGCAGTCGTCGCATCCGGCTATCCAGTTGAGCATAATCATCACGGGTACCGCTGCCAAGAATTCGACACCCCATTCGCCAGTTAGCAAATTCCCTCTCTACCAGATGATCATTGGTATAAATGATGTCCATAGCATAGTGCCGCTGATCAGCGCTGATATCTGCAATTATCTGATCAATTGAAGCAGCGGGTCCTTCCAGCACCTGCATAAATACCGGCTTATCAAACAGCAATAAACCCGTGAGCCCCATGTCCTTGTTTTTCTTACGTGACTGCATCAGTAATCCACGTAACTCTTCTTCCTTAAAATCCAGTACTTCATGACTAATATAAGCAAACTGCTTTAACGCTTCGGGCACCTGAAAACTCCTGTTCTGATCTATTGATCAGTGTGACACAAAATGATTCTGTTTCGATAGAATCACGGCCAATAAAAAGCGCCAGTACATTTCTGTACCGGCGCTTTCAATTCTAACTTTACGGCTATTAATCAAAGCCTGTCTGTCAGCACATCAGTCTAAACGGTTCATCATCCGGTTCTGGCGGCGCATCTGCCAGATCGCGCCAACAACACCCAGGGCAACGATACCGATCATGATCGTCGCCAAGGCATTCACTTCCGGCGTAACCCCTAAGCGCACCTTGGAGAAAATCACCATTGGCAGCGTGCTGTTACCCGGACCGGAGACGAAGCTGGCAATAACCAGATCATCCAGCGACAAGGTAAATGACAGTAACCAGCCGGAGATGATCGCCGGTGATATCAGCGGCAATGTCACCAGGAAGAATAGGCTGAAAGGCTTAGCCCCCAGATCCATTGCGGCTTCTTCCAGTGATTCATCCATCGCCGATAAACGCGATTGCACGATGACCGCCACATAGGCCAGACAGAAAGTACTGTGGGCAATAATAATGGTTCCGATGCCTCGGCCGGACGGCCAGCCGAAGGCGCCTTCCATTGCCACAAACAACAGCAACAGTGACAAACCGGTGATCACTTCCGGCATCACCAAAGGTGCGGTGATCCAGCCAGACAGCACCAGTTTGCCCGGAAAACGGCCCATCCGTGACAGCACGAAACCTGCCAGTGTTCCCAACACCACCGCCACACTGGCGCTGATAAAAGCGACCTTTAAGCTCAGCCAGGCAGCGGTCATGATCTGCTCGTTATTGAACAGCGCGCTATACCATTTCAGGGACCAGCCACCCCAGACGGTGACCAGTTTGGATTTGTTAAAGCTGTACACGATCAGCGCAATGATCGGTGCGTACAGGAAGATAAACCCTAATGTCGCGCTGGTATTCAGGAACAGCGATTTACGTTGTTGCATCTTAAAACGCCTCCTTACCAGAGTTGGTATTTCTAATCAGCATGATCGGCAGTACCAGCACGATCAGCATCACGGTTGCCACCGCACTTGCCATTGGCCAGTCCCGGTTGAGGAAAAACTCATCCCAGAGGACTTTACCTATCATCAGGGTGTCGGAGCCGCCTAAGAGGGCCGGAATTACGTACTCACCAACCGCCGGAATAAATACCAATAAACAACCGGCAATGATGCCCGGTATCGCCAGTGGCAAGGTAATCAGGAAGAAGTTCTGCATTGGCCGGCCACCTAGATCCTCAGCGGCTTCCAACAAGGTAATGTCCATCTTTTCCAATGCGGTATAGAGCGGCAAGACCATGAACGGCAGGTAGGTATAGACGATGCCGATGTACACGGCAAAGTCGGTCTGCAGCATAGTTAACGGCTGATCGATAATGCCGAAACTGAGCAGAAACTCGTTGATCAGGCCATTCTTTTTCAGGAAGCCCATCCAGGCATACACCCGCAACAGGAAAGAGGTCCAGAACGGCAGAATCACCAGCGACAGCAGCAAAATCCGTGTGGTGGATTTACTGCGGGCGATCAGATATGCCATTGGAAACGCGACTAATAATGTGAAGAAGGTCGAGACCGCCGCAATCCGGATGGAGCTCAAATAGGCTTCCAGATAGAAGGTGTCTTCAAACAGGTAGATGTAGTTGCCAAGGTTCAGCTTCAGGGTCGCAAACGACTCTTCCGGGTCCCATTCCAGCAATGAACTGTAAGGCGGAATCGAGATTGTCGGCTCCGCTAAGGAAATTTTGAAGACCACTAAAAAGGGTACAAAGAAGAACACCGCCAGCCACAGGCTGGGCAGGGAAATAACCGTCCAGCGACCAATGCTCAAGTGGCGTAAGGTATAGATCAGGCGCCCCAAGCCTGACACCGGCTTCTGGCCGGGAATATTCAGGGAAACCGGGGCGTTCATGAGGTCAGTACCACGCTGCTGTCCGCATCCCAGGACATGTACACCTGATCTTCCCAGGTGAAGCGCTCGCCCATGCTACGGGACAGGTTCGGCTGCGTGATACGGACTTCTTTACCGCTTGGCAGACGGATGCGGAACACCGACATGCTGCCCATGTAGGCAATTTCTTCGATGATGCCGACGATACAGTTAACGTCCTGATCCGGCTTACGGCGGCTGACTTTGATTTTTTCCGGGCGCAGTGCCACGTGTACTTTCTGATTCGGTGAACAGCTGATGCCGTGGTTAACATAGAGTTCGCCACCGGCTTCCTTGGAATGAATGCGCACACTGTCCGGCTCATCTTCAATCACCCGGCCTTCGAACATGTTCACTGAACCGATGAACTCAGCGACAAAGCGGCTGTTCGGGTATTCATAGACATCATGCGGCTCGGCCGTCTGGACGATCTTACCCTGATCCATGACACCGATACGGGTCGACAGGGTCATCGCTTCTTCCTGGTCGTGAGTAACGACCACAAAAGTCACGCCAAGTTTTTCCTGAATATTGATCAGCTCAAACTGCGTCTCTTCACGCAGCTTTTTATCCAGTGCGCCCAGTGGCTCATCCAGCAGTAACAGTTTTGGCTGTTTGATCAGTGAACGGGCCAGTGCGATACGCTGGCGCTGACCACCGGACAATTGATGCGGCTTACGCTTGTTCAGATGGCCCATTTGCACCAGTTCAAGCATCTGAGCGACTCGCTCCCGGACTTCTGCACGGGGAATACCTTCACGCTTCAGGCCAAAGGCAACGTTTTCTTCAACACTCAGGTGGGGGAACAGTGCATACGACTGAAACATCATATTCACCGGGCGCTTCCAGGGCTGAATACCTGCCATATCGACGCCGTCGATGATGATCTTGCCAGACGTGGCTGACTCAAAGCCGGCGAGCATGCGCAACAAGGTACTTTTACCGGAGCCGGAACCGCCTAACAGACAAAAAAGCTCGTTTTTGTAGATATCCAGCGAGATGTTATCGACGGCGGTGAAGTCACCAAACTTCTTGGTAATGTTCTCAATCCGCAGGAATGGCTGAGCGCCGTCCTGTTTCCATAAAGGGATTTCGTCCGGAGAAGATTGCGCCACTGTTGGGCTATCAATCACCTGTGTTTCAGTCATAACCTGCCTCGGATATCAGTATCGAACCTGCTCTCGCCCTTTGCCAGGTAGAGGCAAATCCATTTGTTATTATTCACCCGGTACGGTGCCGGGACACATAGAATTGCTACCACCAGCCGTAAGCACTTGTTTCTTATCTGCTTTGATAATAACAAATTGATCCAGCGTATCTACAGAGGATTAAAGCCCCCTCTGTCGTCAGTCTGCTCACACAGCTAAGGGGTATAAAAACATGATGCCTTAAGTTACCCCGTTCAGCTTTCCTGACGCTATACCTCTCAGTGGGTAGCAGCTAAATGCGCTATTCCGGTGAATAGTTCTACCAGAATAAGATAAGAAAACACAACTTTGTGATCACATTTTTATATTTTTTGTGATCACAATATACTTTCAGTCACTGCACTATTAACATAGCACTATGGATAAACACTCCCCCATCACTCTCAATCCACTTGCCCGGGACGAAAGCCAAACCGTTACCCAGTGGGTGTATCAGACATTACGTCGTGCTGTAATGGATGGCGACTTCTTGCCCGGCAGACAGCTGACAATTCGTGCGCTGGCACAAATGCTTGATGTCAGCCCAATGCCCGTACGCGAGGCATTACGTCAACTGGCAGCGGAAAACGCACTGGCCATTCAGGGTAACCGCCGGGTGATGGTTCCTCAGATGACAGCAATGAAGTTTACAGAACTGTGTGAAGCCCGCATCGCCATTGAGTGCCATGCAGCTGCCCGTGCCTTACCCTATATTGATGCCACGCAACTTAAAGCTCTTCAGCAGCAGGATGCCGCTATAAATGAGGCTCAGGCTAGCGGTAACCTGGCTCAGATCAACCATCATAATCAGGAGTTCCATCGCCTGATGTACAGTGCAAACCCTCACCAGGTCAGCCTGTCACTCATTGAGAGTCTGTGGCTGCAGCTCGGTCCTTTTATGCGGCTGGCAAGCAAAAGCATTAACGAGCATTATCTGGTTGATCGCCATAGCGAAGCCATGCAGGCGATAGAACGTAAAGACGCGATCGCCCTGCAACTGGCGATTGCCGCAGATATCCGCGACGGTGTCGCGTTTGCTAATAACCCACAACAATTACAAAGCTTCATAAACCACTCTAACGGCGCGTAAACTCTCAGCTCTCTTTGTAAAAATCAGTCTTAAAAGCCATGCTCATCTGCTCTTATCAGACACTCTTCTTAAACGCATTCCTCAGATTATTTACCTTCATCTGTTCACATAACTGACAGCCTTACACTGCCCGCTATTTCTACATTTAGGCCTTTAGCGCTCTGCTGATATATCACCTGTGCATAAAAAATGCACAAATATTCATTTGACATTTTAATTTTGTGATCACAAAATAAATTCAGAATTTAAGAACAATCCTTCGGGAAAAACATAACAAACAAACCTGCGCTGGTGTCGTACACCTGCCGAAACAGGAGATCAGAGATGTCACAGCAAACCAGCAGTCAGGAAATCCAGTCCCTTGACCGGGAACACCACATTCATCCGTTCAGCAACACTGGTGCTCTGAAGCAGCAAGGCACCCGGGTGATCGAAAAAGCCGAAGGTGTATACCTTTGGGACGGTGACGGTAACAAAATCATTGATGGTATGGCGGGCCTCTGGTGTGTGAACCTGGGATACGGCCGTCAGGAACTGGTAGACGCAGCAGCAACACAAATGCAGCAGTTGCCGTATTACAATACCTTCTTCAAAACCACCCACGCCCCTGCTGCAAAGCTGGCTAAAGCCATCGCAGAAGTTACACCGGGTGATCTGAACCACATTTTCTTTGCAGGCTCAGGTTCTGAAGCAGTAGATACAATTATCCGCCTGGTCCGTCAGTACTGGTGCATTGAGAAAAAACCTTACCGCAATATTATTATCAGCCGTGAAAACGCTTATCACGGCAGTACTCTGGCAGGTGCCAGCCTGGGTGGTATGGGCGGCATGCACAAACAAGGCGCTCCCGGTGTTCCGGGTATCGAACATATCCGCCAGCCATACTGGTATGGTGAAGCTGGTGATATGAGCGAAGAAGAATTCGGTATTGCCTGTGCACAGGCACTGGAAGACAAGATTCTTGAGGTCGGCCCGGACAACGTCGCGGCCTTTATCGGTGAACCAATTCAGGGCGCTGGCGGCGTTATCGTGCCACCGGCTAATTACTGGCAGGAAATTCAGAAGATCTGCCGTAAATACGACATCCTGCTAGCCGCCGATGAAGTGATCTGTGGTTTTGGCCGCACCGGCAACTGGTTCGGCAGCGACACTCTGGATATTCAGCCAGATATCATGTCGATGGCGAAAGGCCTGTCTTCCGGCTATCTGCCAATTTCTGCTGTCGCTATCGGTGACCGTATTGCCAATGCGCTGATTAATCACGATGATGACTTCAACCACGGCTTCACCTATTCAGGCCATCCGGCTGCTGCCGCAGTGGCGCTGGAAAACATCCGTATCATGAAAGAAGAAAATATCGTTGAGTACGTAGCTAACGATATTGGACCTTACTTTCAGAAGAAGCTGCGGGATACACTGGCAGATCACCCTCTGGTAGGCCACATTGAAGGGGTAGGCCTGGTCGCCGGTATTGCCCTGATGAAAGACAAGACCAACAAAACCCCTTTCGGGGATGACGTTGATGTTGGCATGATCTGTCGTGACCATTGCTTTGCGAACAATCTGATCATGCGTGCGGTCGGCAGCCGAATGGTACTGTCGCCACCATTGATTATCAGCCATGCTGAAGTTGATGAAATCTGTGAAAAAGCAAAATTATGCTTTGATAAAACCCTGGAGTCTGTCGCAGAATAACCACAGACCAGAGCGTTTTCGGAGATAACTATTATGCAGGCACTTCAACACCGCAGTCAGGATCCCTATTCTGCCCGCTTAATTGCCGGCTTGATTGATCATATCCGTTTACGCTCTTTCCCTCAGGTACTCAGTGAGTACCTGGAGGCACTCTGCCAATTCGACTCTATTCTTTGTATTACCTATAAACAATCATTCCGGCCGATCATAATCCATCCGCAAGATCCGGATCAGCACAGCCCGGCTTTGCACCGCTATATCGAACATTCCTATATTCTCGATCCGATTTACACATCCATTCAACAAGGTGTAAATGAAGGCATCTGCCGACAGGCGGACGTTGCCCCTGAAGGCTTTGAAACCAGCGATTACTATCAGGACTGTTACAAAAACTTCGACTTTGTAGATGAGATCAATCTGCTGGTTAACCTCGGACAGGACGTCTGCTTCGCAGTATGTCTGGGTCGCAAGTCCAGGCTGGGAACCATTACCCGTAGTGAACTGAACCGCCTGCAGGAAGCCTTACCGGTTATCAGCTCACTTATCCGGCAATTCTGGTTATCTCAGGCCAGTGAATACACCCGTCACGAAAAAGCCGAAGGTGCCATCGCCCAGGCACTAAGCAGTTTTGGTCAGGGCGTACTTACTCAGCGGGAACAGCAAATCGCCGGCCTGATTCTGCAGGGACACTCCTCCAAATCGATTGCGGATAACCTCAACATCAGCGCCGGGACTGTTAAAGTTCACCGGAAAAATATCCACGCCCGTCTGAAAACATCTACACAGTCAGAAATATTCACCCTGTTCCTGGCGCACCTGAAAGCTATTGATAGCTAGACTGGCTAACAAGCCTGTTTTATAACGGGTTTTAAAACACGCTTTATCCCCATAGACATAAAACAGCAGCAATATTTGTACTGCAACTCAGCTGTACATTGCTTAGAATAGCCGCCGAACCTCAACGGAATGATACTGATGTCCATTGCCCTGCTATCGCTGTTTATCCCAACATTTTTCTTTGTCTCGATTACACCCGGGATGTGCATGACTTTGTCACTGACACTAGGCATGTCGATTGGTGTGCGTCGCAGCCTGCATATGATGTGGGGCGAACTGCTTGGCGTAGGTTTGGTAGCAGCAGCGGCCGCATTAGGTGTTGCCACGCTGATGCTACAGTTTCCGGAAGCCTTTATATTTCTCAAATATGCCGGCGGCGCATACCTGGCCTGGATAGGCTGGCAAATGTGGCAGTCCCGCGGCAAGCTGGTGTTGCCTGAAGATGGCTCTACTCCAATAAAGCAAAGCCCGTTACAACTGGCTGGCAACGGCTTTATTACCGCTGTTGCTAACCCCAAAGGCTGGGCGTTTTTCGTTACGCTGTTGCCGCCATTTCTCGATAACAGTCAGTCGCTCGCACCACAGCTGGCAAGCCTGATAGCAGTAATTCTGACGCTGGAGTTTATCTGTCTACTGATCTATGCCAGTGGCGGTAAAGCGCTACGCCACCTGCTAATGAATAAGAACAACGTCAAGCTGATGAACCGCATTGCCGGTTCACTGATGATTGGCGTTGGCGTATGGCTCGCCTTTGGCTGATAACAATCATCTCTCCTGGTAGATACATTCGATTATGACCGTACTTCTGACCCTTGGCCCATTACTTCTGGCCATGATTCTCGGCTACATGATACCCGTCCGCGCACTGACGAATGCCCGCGTTAATCAGGGCCTGACCTGGCTAACGAATATAATTCTGGCATTTGTTGGCTTCGGCATTGGTAGCCTTGAACAGCTGGAAACTAAGCTCAGTGTCGCCGGCTATAACGCGCTATGGCTGTTCTTACTGATTACTGCATTTAACATTTCAGCGCTGTACATAAGCGGCCGAATGCTGGATAAAGCACACCGTAACCAGTCGCAGGAAAACACTAAAGCGATCCCGTTCAACTGGCAGAACCTAAGTGGTGCATTGCAGACGGTCGCCTGGGCTCTGGCTGGCGGTATTGCAGGTTATGCACTGCAACACCCTTTGCACGCTCTTGATCAGATAATTATCTGGCTACTCTATATCCTGCTGTTTCTGGTTGGTCGTCAGCTCTATCTGGGTAATTACCGACTGCGTAAGTTGTTTCTCAATCCTCAGGGGCTGATCATCGCTGCGGTGACTATTATCAGTACCCTGATTGCCGGCATCTTCGGTGCCTGGATTCTGGATTTGCAGCTTCGGGAAGGCCTTGCCGTTGTATCTGGCTTTGGCTGGTATAGCCTGACAGGCATTCTGCTAACAGGTATGGGATCACCGGTATTAGGAACCACAGCCTTCTTACTGGACCTTGGCCGGGAAGTAGCAGCCCTGATACTGATTCCTTTCCTTAGCCGGCTCAGCTGTCATGTGAACGTAGGTTACAGCGGTGCGACCGCACTGGATTTCACTCTGCCTCTGCTAGCGAAGTGTCATGGCGCCAGCGTGATTCCTAATGCGATTGCCAGCGGCTTTATTCTTAGCCTTGCCGTCCCTATTCTGGTACCGCTGTTGTACTCATTAAATCTGTAAAAAATACAAAAATAGTCATCTATCTACACATTTTGGCTATTAGTATTTAGTTTATTGAATCGCTAAAATGGCCATAGAGAACAGCCCTGTCCAATAAGAACGACAGAGCTAAGAGTGGTCCTAATAACAGAATGGATGTAACTGTGGCAGAAACTGTTTCAAAATATTACCGGGTGGCCGGTGAGCCCTTGGTACAGTGGCATGATGCCATCGCTGAAATTATTAATTCCGGGGTGAACGACACTGCTGTCGATCATCTCATTGACACCCTGCGCCTGCTGGTGAATGCCGACGGCAGTAGCCTGATAGTCTATCCCGAAGGGCTGCAGCCTTACTGT
The DNA window shown above is from Aliamphritea ceti and carries:
- a CDS encoding M24 family metallopeptidase, which translates into the protein MNLDEYKKVQSAAKEVHAQLGRFISSESSEQLISNKAIELMASMGITDTWYHGIPAFVLLGSRSCLSVSGRDYTPSNELVGMTNMVTVDLSPMLGDVWGDCARSYYIEEGICSEQPKKAEFSEGKAVEKELHQIMSEFVTPTVTFSELFEFGNQKIRELGYENLDFLGNLGHSIETDPDHRKFIDSACHDQLGAVNLFTFEPHIRKVNGKWGFKHENIYFFDQNGCITEL
- a CDS encoding BLUF domain-containing protein, whose product is MPEALKQFAYISHEVLDFKEEELRGLLMQSRKKNKDMGLTGLLLFDKPVFMQVLEGPAASIDQIIADISADQRHYAMDIIYTNDHLVEREFANWRMGCRILGSGTRDDYAQLDSRMRRLLSIGRPNGQLAHQVLLEFHAMKDAFLDL
- a CDS encoding ABC transporter permease subunit, with product MQQRKSLFLNTSATLGFIFLYAPIIALIVYSFNKSKLVTVWGGWSLKWYSALFNNEQIMTAAWLSLKVAFISASVAVVLGTLAGFVLSRMGRFPGKLVLSGWITAPLVMPEVITGLSLLLLFVAMEGAFGWPSGRGIGTIIIAHSTFCLAYVAVIVQSRLSAMDESLEEAAMDLGAKPFSLFFLVTLPLISPAIISGWLLSFTLSLDDLVIASFVSGPGNSTLPMVIFSKVRLGVTPEVNALATIMIGIVALGVVGAIWQMRRQNRMMNRLD
- a CDS encoding ABC transporter permease subunit — translated: MNAPVSLNIPGQKPVSGLGRLIYTLRHLSIGRWTVISLPSLWLAVFFFVPFLVVFKISLAEPTISIPPYSSLLEWDPEESFATLKLNLGNYIYLFEDTFYLEAYLSSIRIAAVSTFFTLLVAFPMAYLIARSKSTTRILLLSLVILPFWTSFLLRVYAWMGFLKKNGLINEFLLSFGIIDQPLTMLQTDFAVYIGIVYTYLPFMVLPLYTALEKMDITLLEAAEDLGGRPMQNFFLITLPLAIPGIIAGCLLVFIPAVGEYVIPALLGGSDTLMIGKVLWDEFFLNRDWPMASAVATVMLIVLVLPIMLIRNTNSGKEAF
- a CDS encoding ABC transporter ATP-binding protein, which codes for MTETQVIDSPTVAQSSPDEIPLWKQDGAQPFLRIENITKKFGDFTAVDNISLDIYKNELFCLLGGSGSGKSTLLRMLAGFESATSGKIIIDGVDMAGIQPWKRPVNMMFQSYALFPHLSVEENVAFGLKREGIPRAEVRERVAQMLELVQMGHLNKRKPHQLSGGQRQRIALARSLIKQPKLLLLDEPLGALDKKLREETQFELINIQEKLGVTFVVVTHDQEEAMTLSTRIGVMDQGKIVQTAEPHDVYEYPNSRFVAEFIGSVNMFEGRVIEDEPDSVRIHSKEAGGELYVNHGISCSPNQKVHVALRPEKIKVSRRKPDQDVNCIVGIIEEIAYMGSMSVFRIRLPSGKEVRITQPNLSRSMGERFTWEDQVYMSWDADSSVVLTS
- a CDS encoding GntR family transcriptional regulator, whose product is MDKHSPITLNPLARDESQTVTQWVYQTLRRAVMDGDFLPGRQLTIRALAQMLDVSPMPVREALRQLAAENALAIQGNRRVMVPQMTAMKFTELCEARIAIECHAAARALPYIDATQLKALQQQDAAINEAQASGNLAQINHHNQEFHRLMYSANPHQVSLSLIESLWLQLGPFMRLASKSINEHYLVDRHSEAMQAIERKDAIALQLAIAADIRDGVAFANNPQQLQSFINHSNGA
- a CDS encoding aspartate aminotransferase family protein is translated as MSQQTSSQEIQSLDREHHIHPFSNTGALKQQGTRVIEKAEGVYLWDGDGNKIIDGMAGLWCVNLGYGRQELVDAAATQMQQLPYYNTFFKTTHAPAAKLAKAIAEVTPGDLNHIFFAGSGSEAVDTIIRLVRQYWCIEKKPYRNIIISRENAYHGSTLAGASLGGMGGMHKQGAPGVPGIEHIRQPYWYGEAGDMSEEEFGIACAQALEDKILEVGPDNVAAFIGEPIQGAGGVIVPPANYWQEIQKICRKYDILLAADEVICGFGRTGNWFGSDTLDIQPDIMSMAKGLSSGYLPISAVAIGDRIANALINHDDDFNHGFTYSGHPAAAAVALENIRIMKEENIVEYVANDIGPYFQKKLRDTLADHPLVGHIEGVGLVAGIALMKDKTNKTPFGDDVDVGMICRDHCFANNLIMRAVGSRMVLSPPLIISHAEVDEICEKAKLCFDKTLESVAE
- a CDS encoding response regulator transcription factor, which translates into the protein MQALQHRSQDPYSARLIAGLIDHIRLRSFPQVLSEYLEALCQFDSILCITYKQSFRPIIIHPQDPDQHSPALHRYIEHSYILDPIYTSIQQGVNEGICRQADVAPEGFETSDYYQDCYKNFDFVDEINLLVNLGQDVCFAVCLGRKSRLGTITRSELNRLQEALPVISSLIRQFWLSQASEYTRHEKAEGAIAQALSSFGQGVLTQREQQIAGLILQGHSSKSIADNLNISAGTVKVHRKNIHARLKTSTQSEIFTLFLAHLKAIDS
- a CDS encoding LysE family translocator; the encoded protein is MSIALLSLFIPTFFFVSITPGMCMTLSLTLGMSIGVRRSLHMMWGELLGVGLVAAAAALGVATLMLQFPEAFIFLKYAGGAYLAWIGWQMWQSRGKLVLPEDGSTPIKQSPLQLAGNGFITAVANPKGWAFFVTLLPPFLDNSQSLAPQLASLIAVILTLEFICLLIYASGGKALRHLLMNKNNVKLMNRIAGSLMIGVGVWLAFG
- a CDS encoding lysine exporter LysO family protein, yielding MTVLLTLGPLLLAMILGYMIPVRALTNARVNQGLTWLTNIILAFVGFGIGSLEQLETKLSVAGYNALWLFLLITAFNISALYISGRMLDKAHRNQSQENTKAIPFNWQNLSGALQTVAWALAGGIAGYALQHPLHALDQIIIWLLYILLFLVGRQLYLGNYRLRKLFLNPQGLIIAAVTIISTLIAGIFGAWILDLQLREGLAVVSGFGWYSLTGILLTGMGSPVLGTTAFLLDLGREVAALILIPFLSRLSCHVNVGYSGATALDFTLPLLAKCHGASVIPNAIASGFILSLAVPILVPLLYSLNL